AACGACCGATTCATTTATTGTTCCAAAGAAACCCCTCGAGATTATAAAAGAAAGCTGTGGGTATTTTGGCTCAAGTTATCCAGGCAGGAAGGAAGGCACAAAACAGTTAATGTCGATTACTCATAAAGCTCCTGTCGCTATCGATCCCTATCATTTTATTTATTTTTTCCCTACTCATTCCCCATCACGAGAACAATGCTCTTGGATTTCCCTGCTGCATGTATTGCATTTCTCTGAAACAAATCAAAATGACACAGATGTTAAATTCGTCAATAATGAGGTTGTAACTATTCCCACGTCAATTGATGCATTTAGAAGCCAGCTGTTTAGAACCTCCTTTTTGATGGTTCGTTTTATACAGCGAATGGACCTTCCCAGTAAAAAATGGTTTATGATCCCGCCAAAAGTTGAGAACGGACAAGCCTTTGAGGAACCGCTTTTTATTAACAGCTTATTTAATAGATAGTGAGTCTCCCTCATCCTTGTTGTCCAGCACTACTTTTACACCCAGAAAATATTTTGTAATAAGCTCTTGAACTTTGTTGCGGATTCTCGGATTGAAATAATTATGATATTCCTCATAGCCCTTGTACAGAAAAAGGTACGTGGTAAACGATTCGTCCCTCTTTGATTCTTGCACACTTATATTTTGCTGCCTTAAATACTTTTTCACTTCACGCAAATCTTTTTGCACTATAATCATTTTTTTCTCAAGCAGCTCTTGGTATGGCTTCTTAAGCTTTACAGAACTTTTATTAATGGCCATTAAATCTCTCTCAAAAATGGTCAAGACCATTGGTAAATAAATCGCATATTCTATGATGTCACGGTCATGGTCTGGGATTTTTGTCATATGCCCACCTCTCAAGGGAACATTTGTTCGTATATATCATACATGAAAGACGAGATGGTTTGCAAGTTTTGTTATCTTCATTGTTCCCTAAAAAAATAACAAAATTTTTAAAATGGAGAAGGGAAATTTATTTTGATTGTCGAAATAAATGGAGAGTAATACATCAGGAATAAGAGAGGATGAAGGGAAATGACAGAAAAACGCGGCATTCGCCCAGAAGATTTATATAAGCTAAAATCGGTAACTGACCCAAGGCTATCGCCAAATGGGAAAAATCTTGTGTATGTAGAAACGCAGATATCTAAAGAGAAAAATGATTATAGCTCTAACCTTTATTTTATCAACTTAGATCAAAAAGTACCGGTAGCCTGGACATTTGGAGATAAAAAAAATCACTCTCCACGCTGGTCGCCGAGTGGGGATGAGTTAGTCTTTGTTTCCAACAGAAGCGGAAAAAATCAACTGTACAAGCTACATCTAAATGGCGGCGAAGCTAAGCCTTTGACTGAACTGGAAAATGGGGCAAGCAAGCCAGTATGGTCAAAAGATGGGAAGAAAATCGCTTTTTCAGTAGCTTTAAAACCTGAAGAAAAATTAGGTGAAAAGCAAGAAGATGAAGAAAAAAAGAAGGATGAAAAAGACAAAGAATTAAAACCGCTAGAAGTCGCAGAAATGAAATATAAGTCAGACGCCAGCGGCTTCCTCGACGGAAAACAAAGTCAGGTTGCAATCCTTGATTTAGAAACTGGTGAAATCACTCAGCTGACAGAAGGCGTACATAGTCATAATGCTGAAGATTGGTCACCAGACGGAAAACAGCTTCTTATTTCCAGCAATCAGGATGAAGAGAAGGACTTTTCATTTAATCTTGATTTATATATTTATAATCTTGAAACAAGTGATAAGAAAGCTCTCACTGAAGGGAAAAAAGGAATGTTCTACGGTGCTTCCTGGTCACCAGATGGCAAGTATATTGCCTTTTTAGGAAATGAAAGGGAATATGAGAATGCTACTTTATCTAAGGTTTGGCTCTATGATGTTGAACAAAACAGCTCAAAATGTGTAACAGCTGACTGGGATGTTGCGGTAGGTGATTTTGTTGCAGCTGATTTCCAGCAGGGGGCTGTAGGGCCTGGTCTTATTTGGACAGAGGATTCAAAGGGATTCTTTTTGCAAATTTCTCATCAAGGGTCCACGCAAATCGTCCATTATTCATTAAATGGAGAAAGAGCATCCTTAACTCCAGGTAATGAGCATGTGTACGGCTTTACTGTAAATGCAGCAGGAACGTTAGGGGTAGCAGCTGTTAGCGAGCCAGCGCATCCTGGCGACCTTTATCAATTAGATATAAAAACTGGTCATAGAGAACAGCTAACAGCAGTTAATCAAGAATTTCTAGCTGAAGTAGAGCTTGCCGCTGCAGAGTCATTCGTCTATAAAGGTGCAGAAGGCTGGGATGTACAAGGCTGGATCATGAAGCCTTTTGGCTTTAAGGAAGGCGAAAAGTACCCGTTGATTCTAGAAATTCACGGGGGACCTCATGCGATGTATGCCAATACTTTCTTTCATGAGTTTCAGGTGTTAACGGCACAAGGCTATGTTGTTTTATTTGCGAATCCAAGAGGAAGCCATGGTTACGGTCAGCAATTTGTCAATGCGGTCAGAGGAGATTATGGCGGCAATGATTATAATGATTTGATGGCAGCTGTTGATTACGCATTAGAAACGTTTGACTTTATTGATTCGGAGCGCCTTGGTGTAACTGGCGGAAGCTATGGCGGATTTATGACCAACTGGATTGTAGGACATACCAACCGCTTTAAAGCAGCTGTCACACAGCGTTCGATTTCTAACTGGATCAGTTTCTACGGAGTTAGTGACATTGGATATTACTTTACTGAGTGGCAAATTCAGGCGGATTTGACCGATATCGAAAAGCTTTGGAAGCATTCACCGCTTGCTTATACGGATAAAATGGAAACACCTTTATTAATTCTTCACAGCGAAAAGGATTACCGCTGCCCGATTGAACAGGCAGAACAGCTATTTATTGCACTGAAACGTCAAAAGAAAACGACGAAGTTTATTCGCTTTCCAGAATCAAACCATGAATTATCCAGAAGCGGAAAACCAAATTTACGAATGAAACGTTTAGAAGCGATTCGTGATTGGTTTGCAGAATATGTGTAATCGAAAAAAGCCTTGTCTAGCGGACAGGGCTTTTTTTTAGCAGATTCTAAACAATCGGACAGTTTGTTTTTACAAAGAAAGGGGTATAGTGGATATATGGACAATCATGGAGAAAGCTAAAAAACATTACTATATTGCAACTCTTTTGGCAAGGTAATATATGCTATACTACTACTATTAGCCCTTTTTCTGCCATATATTCCCTATAGAGAAAAAGTAAGGAGAACAACATGGATTTTCAAGACTTTTCAAACTGGTTTACTGAAGAAAATATTGAGGAAGTGATTCAGAATTATAAAGCGCTAGGGCCAATAATGGGTATATTTTTACCATTTCTTGAAGCTCTCTTACCGTTCTTGCCTCTCGTTTTATTTGTTGTAGCAAATGCAAATGCGTTCGGCTTCTTCTGGGGTTTTTTGTTCTCATGGATTGGTTCATGTTTGGGTGCTTTTGTCGTTTTTTTGGCGTTCCGAAAAATTGGACAAAAAAAGTTTTTTAGGATAATCAGTCAGAATAAAAGAGTCTTGAAGCTAACCAATTGGGTGGAAAGACACGGGTTTGGCCCCTTATTTTTGTTACTTTGCTTTCCTTTTACACCATCAGCTCTTGTCAATATCGTCTCAGGTTTATCAGCGATCAAACCTTATCAATATGGATTAGCGGTTATGACTGGTAAATTTGTTATGATTATTTCCATGACTTTTGTAGGTTATGATATTACTTCATTTTTGGACCACCCGGGAAAAACGATCATTGTGCTCATTGTTATTTTCATACTTTGGATTGTGGGAAAACGAGTAGAAGTGAGTTTAAATAAAAAAATAGAAAAAGAACAAATGGAGATGGATTCAAAGTAATAGAGAACGAACAAAAGAGGGAGACGCTTGTAATGGAGACACTAAAAAAAGAAAGCATTGAATGGTTGAAAGCTCTAGGGATTGGATTGGTTATTTTTGTTTTTATCCGGACTTTCTTATTTTCAAGTTACGTGGTAGAAGGAGAATCGATGATGCCTACCCTTGAGGAAGGCAATAAGCTCGTTGTAAATAAAATCGGGTATACACTCGGATCGATTGATCGATTTGATGTCATCGTCTTTCATGCAAATGAGGAAGAAGATTACGTGAAACGTGTTATTGGCCTTCCTGGCGATCAAATTGTTTACGAAAACGACCAGCTTTTTATTAATGGAAAAGCGGTTGAGGAACCCTATCTAACTAACTATCGGAAGACAGCATCTCCAGGTCAGCCCTTAACTGGGGACTTTAGCTTAGCAGAACTGTGGAAGACTGAAACGGTTCCAGAGGGAATGCTATTTGTACTTGGGGATAATCGTCTCGAAAGCTGGGACAGCCGCCATTTTGGGTTTGTTCCAATTGACAAGGTCGTAGGCGAAGTAAACCTCCGTTACTGGCCATTATCTGAAGTCGATACAAGTTTTTAAAATATAAAAAGAAGAACAGCCAGTTTCTTGAACTGGTTGTTTTTATTCCTGCAAAAGGGAGAGTGCCTATATCCGGTAAGCTCCAAAATAACCGGGGCGTGCTTGTCACGCCCCGGTTTTTATCAATTCTGTAAATTCAGAGAGACTATTCATAATATTTTGAGAAGGGTGAACAGAATTATGATAGAATAGTGAAAAAGTGATATTTTTTTTTAGGTATAAAGGAGGGGAGCGTCATAAATCAGATGATTGTGCATACAAAGTTAATGCCGCCGCAAGTTCGGTCTAATTATATTCGCCGTGCCAGTTTGTTTAAGAAAATGAAAGCGATTTCGAACTATTCGGTTACAATTCTTACGTCTGGAGCGGGATATGGAAAGAGTACGGCATTATCACTTTATGTACGGGATGAAAAAGTAGCTTGTTCGTGGTATACGATTACATCTCATGATGATGATATTCTCCCTTTTATCGATCATGTTATTTATTCGATTAAACGTCTATTCCCCGCCTTCGGGAAGGAATTAAAGGAATATATACAGGAAATGGATCGGTACATTCGCGAAGAGGAACTGTTTACACTTTCCTCCATTTTTGTAAATGAGATTCATCTCCTTGGCTCTCCGCTTATTTTAATATTAGATGATTTTCATCATACTGAAGGTTCATATCTGATCCAAAAATGGGTAGAACTTGTGGTTGAGCATATCCCAGATTCCTTGCATCTGGTTCTTTCTACACGATCACGCCCTAATTGGTCAGTTCTAACGAAGCTCAAAGTGAATGGGAAACTTTTAGATATGGGAGAGTCCGATCTTAAACTATCGATCGAGGAAGTGGAGCTCCTGCTCGTTGATTATCATGAACTGAATGTGACGAGAGAGGATATAACAAATATTTACCGATTAACGGAAGGATGGGTTATTGCCATCAGTATGATTGCAGAGAACCTGAAATTTGAAAACATTGAGTCAAAAAAAATTGATTTCACCCAAACGTCTCTGCTTGATTTATTTCAATATTTAGCATTAGAAGTTTTTACGAAGCAGCCCCCGATGCTGCAGCAATTTCTGGAGCAGACCTCTGTGTATGATGAAATTTCAGCAGAATTATGTGAAGAAGTGTTAGGGCTAACTGGTGCAAAAGCGATGCTTAGCCAGCTTTCGCAAAAGAGTCTATTCCTTCATGCCGACGTTCAGGGAACGTACAAGTATCATGCCCTATTTCGTGAGTTTCTCCAAGGCCAGCTGTATAACAATCAGCCAAAACAGTACGAGATTTTACATGAACGAAGTGCCCGCTATTATGAGAGAAATGGGGATTATGAAAAGGCAATCCGGATCTATGACAAAATAGGACGGAATTTTGCTGTTGCAGCAATTTTACAGGAACATGGCGATCAGATGCTGAAGGAGGGCAAATTAGAAAGTCTATATGAATTTTTGAAAAATCTGCCTGATTCAGAGAAGGACCGTTACTATAAGTTATGGTTTTATGAAGGTGAAATTTTGCGTTACCGTTCACGCTATGCAGCTGCGGAAAAATGTTATGCTCAAGCTGAAAGGATGGCACTTCAAGCGAAGGATATCGAACAGGCATGTCTCGCTCTTGAGGGCTGGGCGCAAATTTATCTCGATACGATTCAGCCGCGAATGGCTGAGAGAATCCTCAATCAAGCCATTCAGCTAAGAGAGAGCAGTAAGCAATCATTGGCTGATACTTCTCGCAATTTATACTGGATGATGGCAGAGAACTATATTAATGCTGGGGAAGCAGGACGTGCAGAGGTTTGGTATAGCAAAGGAGAAAAGGTAATTCGGGAAGAAGAAAAGGAAGATCTTTTGTTGGCTCGCATTTATTTAAGAACTGGGAGGTTCTTAGAAGCAAAGAAGCTATTGGAACAAAAACAAACGAAACAGAGCCCTGATAAAAAATTGCCCCAATCTCATCGGGAATCTGTTCTGCTTTTATCATTAATGGAAGGTATGATGGGAGATGCTCTCCGCTCAAAGGAGCTAGCTCAAGCAGGAATTCAGTTAGGGATTCAGTCTAAATCCCCATTTGTTGAAGCTTGTGGCTGGATTCGCATGGGGCATGCCGTTCAGCTTTTAGAAGAATACAATATAAATCTTGCCGTTCAGTGCTATGAAACCGCCCTTGACATGATGGAACAAATGAATATTTCACGTGGTAAAGCTGAGCCCTATATGGGTCTATGCCTCTTATATGGCAGTTTAGGTGAATTCGAAAAGGCAAGAGATATGGGGACTAAAGCTCTTTTTGAAACAGAAAACGTAAAGGATGTCTGGCTCAGCTCTTTGATCCAACTTGGGCTTGGGGTTTGTGCCTATTATGAGCGTGACTTTGCGAAAGCCAATCCCCATTTTGAAAAAGCTCTAAACCATTTCATTCAATGTCAGGATCAATTTGGCGAGATGATTTCCATGCTCTGGCTTGCTTTAGTTGCCCTTGAAACAGACCAGAAGGCTTCATTAAAAATACAGCTTTCAAGTTTTATTGCGACTTGTGAACTGAAGGAATATGAATTTGTCTTTTATCACCGGACGTTGTTTGGTCCCAAGGACACCCAGGCACTTGTTCCACTACTTTTAGAAGCCCAGAAATTAGGGGTTCATAAAGAATATGTAACGAAAATCTTAAGCGGGTTGGGGTATAAGGATCTGGATTCTCATCCGGGCTATACCTTAAAGGTAAGAACACTTGGGAGTTTCAAAGTTTTTCTCGGTGACCAGGAAGTAGAGGAGAAAGAGTGGCAACGGGGAAAAGCGAAGGAGCTATTTGAACTTTTTATTACTAATCGCACTAATGTTATTGAAAAGGATGAAATTATAGCTTATCTCTGGCCAGACTCGGATTCAGAACGGGCTTCAAGGGACTTTAAAGTGGTTCTGAATGCGTTAAATAATGTTTTAGAGCCAAAGAGAATGAAAAGAAGCCAGCCTTTTTATGTGATTAGGCAAGGATCTGCATATGGTTTAAACCCGGAAGCTAAGATTTGGGCAGATACCGATTATTTTCAAGATTGGATCCAGGCGGGACTCGAAGAAAAAGAAGTAAAGAAAGCAAGGGAATTTTTACATAGAGGTCTCCAAGTTTATAAAGGGGAGTATATACCAGAGCGACGCTTTGAAGACTGGTGTATTCAGGAACGGGAAAGACTGCTGACCCTTTATTTAAGAGGAGCAGAAAAATTAGCCCAGCTTCATGTGAAGGAAGAGGATTTTGACCAGGCCATTTTTTGCTGTGAACAGATTTTACAAAAAGACAGGACTTGGGAAGAAGCATACCGATTATTAATGTATAGCTATTATCGGAAAAATAATAGACCACAGGCTTTAAAATGGTATAAACGCTGTGTCGATGTATTACAAAAGGAATTTGGGGTAGAGCCGTTAGATGCAACGAAGCAAATGTATGAAATTATTATACAATCCAGTCAAACTTGAGCCGGGAGCAGGATGCTTCCGGCTTTTGTATGCTGCCTTGTAACCAATTTGTAACTGCCCTCGTTTACTCTTGACACAAAGCTTATGTGCTTTAGTTATTCAACTAAACAAAGGGGGATTTATGTGAAATCATTATTTCAATTGTCAAAACTAGCATTGCTGTTTGTTTTTATCCTGTTTATTGCATGTGCCTGTGCGTCTAACACAACGCAAGAGTCACCAACACCTAAAGATCAGGGAGGAAATACGACTCCTGAAGAAGAGGAAGAAAAGGAACCAATTAAAATTGGAGTCCTTGCATCCATGACGGGTGCTCTAGAATCTTATGGTCAGCAAACAACACGAGGATTTGAACTGGGAATTGATTACGCTACAGATGGAACTGGAGAAGTGGCTGGCAGAAAAATAGAAATCATTATTGAAGATACAGAAACAAAACCAGAAGTAGCTGTTCAGAAGGCAACAAAACTTCTTGAAGAAGATGGAGTCGATTTCTTGGTTGGTTCTTCGAGCTCAGGTGACACTTTGGCAGTTATCGGGTTAGCAGAAGAATATGAAAAAATTATGATTGTAGAACCGGCTGTTGCCGACAGTATCACAGGTTCTGAATTCAATCCATATATTTTCAGAACGGCTCGAAACTCTTCACAGGATGCCGTAGCCGGAGCAGCAGCTATTGCTGGAGAAGGTGTGAAAATTGCCACATTAGCACCTGATTATTCATTCGGTTGGGATGGGGTAGCGGCCTTTAAAGAAGCGGCTGAAGCGCTTGGTGCTGAAATTGTCCTAGAAGAGTATGCAGATCCGGCCGCAACTGACTTTACTGCTAATATTCAAAAGATTGTAGACGCAGACCCCGATTATTTATTCGTCGTTTGGGCAGGAGCTAATTCACCATGGCAGCAAATTGCGGATATGAAACTTCAAGAAAAAGGAATAAAAATTTCTACGGGTGCACCTGATATTCCTGCTCTTTCACTTATGGAACCGTTAGTTGGTATGGAAGGATTTTCTGTTTATTATCATGAATTGCCAGATAATGAAATCAATAATTGGCTTGTCGAAGAACATAAGAAACGATTTGACGGAAATGTTCCGGATCTTTTCACTCCAGGCGGTATGAGTGCTGCGATTGCAATTGTCGAAGCTCTTGAGAAAGCTGAAGGAGACACGGACGCAAATAAACTAATTGAAATCATGGAAGGCATGAGCTTTGAAACACCAAAAGGAACCATGACGTTCAGACCTGAAGATCATCAGGCTCTGCAAACTCTTTATGCGATTCGATTAGAGAAGAAGGAAGGAGTTCCATATCCAGTTCCGGTTTTAATTCGTGAATTAGGTCCGGAAGAAACGGCTCCTCCAATTCGTAATTAAGGAAAAGGTAAGGGGTCAGACCTCTATTAAGGGGTCAGACCCCATCTTTTAGCACCATTTTTTAAGGAGGGAATATTCACGTGACCTTTGCTTTGGAAACCACGGAGCTTTCGATAGAGTTTGGCATGCATAAAGCAGTTAACCAAGTGTCACTTCAAGTAAAAAAACATGAATTAAAATCGATTATCGGTCCAAATGGCGCCGGAAAAACAACGTTTTTTAATCTAATCAGCGGCCAGTTAAAAGCAACGGAAGGTAAAGTGTTCCTTAATGGAGACGATATTACGAAGCTCTCACCCACGGTTAGAACTAGAAGAGGAATTGGGCGTTCTTTTCAATTAACCAATGTTTTCCCTAATTTAACTGTTTTAGAAAATGTCAGATTAGCTTCACAGTCTAAGGCAGGCATCAGATTTCAAATGCTAAGACATTTCGCTTCTTATAAGTCAGTTCAAGAAAATGCCATGGAACTGCTGGAGCTGGTCCTTTTGAAGGGAAAAGAAGGGGAACTGGCAAAAAATCTCGCTCATGGTGAGAAACGAAAGCTTGAGCTTGCTATGCTCCTAGCCCTTGGAACCGATGTTTTATTGCTCGATGAACCAACTGCGGGGATGTCATTAGAAGAAGTGCCAGCGATTCTTGAAGTGATTCACTCGATCAAAGCCAGAGGGGATAAAACCATTCTTCTCATTGAGCACAAAATGGATATGATTTTAGATTTGTCCGACTCAATTGCCGTATTATATAACGGAACCCTATTAGCAGATGGAAATCCTCGGGAAATTATGGACAATGAAACGGTTCAGCAAGCGTACTTAGGAGGACTTTACAATGAGTTCACTGCTTAGTTTGGAAAATGTAGAAACCTTTATTGGCCAATATCACATCCTCCAGGGTGTTAATCTTGAAGTAAAACAGGGGGACATTACTGTTTTATTAGGGAGAAACGGTGCAGGGAAAACGACAACATTGCGAACCATTATGGGCTATTATCCGCCATCTAAAGGTGTCATCACATTTGTGGGAGAACGATTAAATGGGTTAAAAACTTTCCAGATTGCTAAAAAAGGAATTGGCTATGTCCCAGAGGATCAGGGAATTTTTCCTTTCTTAACTGTTGAGGAACATATGAAGGTTGCTATGCAAAAAAACAATGATCATACGAAATCACGGGTTGAATGGGTCCTTGAATTGTTTCCTGATTTAAAAAAGTATTGGAAAAAAGAAGGCGGTCATTTGAGCGGTGGTCAAAAGCAAATGCTCGCGATTGCCAGAGCCTTCGTTAATGATAACCGCTTGCTTCTCATCGATGAGCCGAGTAAGGGACTTGCTCCAATTGTAGTGGAAAAGGTGATGGAAGCTTTAGTTCAAATAAAAGAGAAAACATCCATTTTACTGGTGGAACAAAACTTTTTAATGGCCAGTCAAATAGGGGATTCCTTCTTTATTATGGATGACGGTAAAACTGTTCACTCTGGTGAGATGGAGCAGTTAAAACAAGATGAAGATTTACGCAAAAAGTATTTAGGGATTGCATAAAGGGAGGCAGAAATATGGAGATGCTATCAGTTGTAGCAAACCTGACGATTAATGGGTTGGCAACCGGGATGCTTATATTCTTACTCGCTGCAGGCCTCACTTTAATTTTTGGGCTAATGGATGTTTTGAATTTTGCCCATGGCGGACTATTTGCCTGGGGGGCCTATGCCGGGATTTGGATTTACAATGAGACAGCAAGCTTTTGGATCGGAATCCTTGGAGCCATACTGTGCGGATTATTACTAGGTTTATTTACTGAAAAGTTAATTATCAAACCAGTGTATGGAAATCATATTCAGCAAATTTTGATTACGCTTGGATTTATGATGGTGCTTTCTGAATCTCTAAAGGTTGTGTGGGGACCAAATCAAATTCATGCCTCTACTCCAGGTTTTTTAACAGGAAGCTGGGAGATAGGCGGCATTATTTTGATAAAATACCGCTTATTCATTATTGCTATTGGACTTTTAATCTTTGTCTTAATCAGCTTTGTTTTAAAGCGAACCAAAATAGGATTAGTCGTAAGAGCTGGAGTCATGAATAAAGAAATGGTTCAGGCCTTAGGAATTAATATTCAAAATGTTTTTATGTGGGTATTTATGGTGGGTGCGGCATTAGCCGCTCTTGGCGGGGTTTTGTTAGGGCCTTATTCAGGTGTCATTCATGCGGAAATGGGGATGGAGTACGCGATTCTTGCATTTATTGTGGTTGTGATTGGCGGAATGGGGAATTTTACTGGCTCGATTTTAGCTGCCATCTTAGTTGGATTAGCTGGAGCTTTTATGGCCTATTTTGTTCCAGACCTTTCGCTCGCGGTCAATATGATCATTATGGCCCTTGTATTAGTTTTCAAACCACAAGGCTTATTCGGAGCAAAGGGGTGAGAGTATGGCAGTATTGAAACGAAATCCAGGAATCGTGTTTTTCGTATTGGCAGCAGCTGTTCTTTTCTGTTGGCCATTCCTCTATGAATCTAGAAGTTTACTGATTCTTTTAACGCAAGTTTTTATTTTTGCTGCTTTTGCGATGAGTTACGATCTCTTATTAGGCTATACGGGAATCGTCTCGTTTGGGCATGCGATGTTCTTTGGAATTGGCGCCTATATGACAGGAATTTTTATGAAGCATATTGAACCGACAAACGTTTATTTATTCTTATCAATTCTTGCCGCTATTGTTGTATCTGCTATCGTAAGCTACATTGTGGGTTTGTTAACATTACGGTTAAAAAGTCATTTTTATGCAATGCTTACTCTTGCACTTTCTGGACTCTTTCTCGTTTTAGCCGAAAAATGGAGAACAGTCACATTTGGAAACGACGGCTTCACCTTTCGCGTACCTGATTTCTTAAGAGATCGACTAACCTTTTATCTTATTTGCCTAGTTTCTATGTTAGTTATTTATCTATTTTTAAGACGATTTACCCAATCTCCGCTTGGCCGGGTACTTCAGGGCATTCGTGAAAATGAACAGCGAATTGAATCATTGGGCTACCAAGTGATCCAATACAAAATAATTGTGAGTGTGGTGGCAGGTGTAATTGCTGCATTTGCCGGTAGCTTATATGGAATTTCCCTTAGATATGTTAACACAAGTGTATTTGCTATGGATATTACACTGGATGCCTTGCTGATGACGATTATAGGAGGAGTAGGGACACTGGTAGGTGCCATTATTGGTTCTGGGATTATTGAATTTACACATCATTGGCTGACTGAATTGGCGAAAGTGCATTGGATT
This DNA window, taken from Bacillus oleivorans, encodes the following:
- a CDS encoding branched-chain amino acid ABC transporter permease, with amino-acid sequence MEMLSVVANLTINGLATGMLIFLLAAGLTLIFGLMDVLNFAHGGLFAWGAYAGIWIYNETASFWIGILGAILCGLLLGLFTEKLIIKPVYGNHIQQILITLGFMMVLSESLKVVWGPNQIHASTPGFLTGSWEIGGIILIKYRLFIIAIGLLIFVLISFVLKRTKIGLVVRAGVMNKEMVQALGINIQNVFMWVFMVGAALAALGGVLLGPYSGVIHAEMGMEYAILAFIVVVIGGMGNFTGSILAAILVGLAGAFMAYFVPDLSLAVNMIIMALVLVFKPQGLFGAKG
- a CDS encoding ABC transporter ATP-binding protein — its product is MSSLLSLENVETFIGQYHILQGVNLEVKQGDITVLLGRNGAGKTTTLRTIMGYYPPSKGVITFVGERLNGLKTFQIAKKGIGYVPEDQGIFPFLTVEEHMKVAMQKNNDHTKSRVEWVLELFPDLKKYWKKEGGHLSGGQKQMLAIARAFVNDNRLLLIDEPSKGLAPIVVEKVMEALVQIKEKTSILLVEQNFLMASQIGDSFFIMDDGKTVHSGEMEQLKQDEDLRKKYLGIA
- a CDS encoding branched-chain amino acid ABC transporter permease, translated to MAVLKRNPGIVFFVLAAAVLFCWPFLYESRSLLILLTQVFIFAAFAMSYDLLLGYTGIVSFGHAMFFGIGAYMTGIFMKHIEPTNVYLFLSILAAIVVSAIVSYIVGLLTLRLKSHFYAMLTLALSGLFLVLAEKWRTVTFGNDGFTFRVPDFLRDRLTFYLICLVSMLVIYLFLRRFTQSPLGRVLQGIRENEQRIESLGYQVIQYKIIVSVVAGVIAAFAGSLYGISLRYVNTSVFAMDITLDALLMTIIGGVGTLVGAIIGSGIIEFTHHWLTELAKVHWIFERWIIIFGIIYILVVIFFPQGIVGAWNKIRTRKKSASKEKNQSNLKSANHKASS